A window from Cyprinus carpio isolate SPL01 chromosome A11, ASM1834038v1, whole genome shotgun sequence encodes these proteins:
- the LOC122146592 gene encoding mucin-2-like, with protein sequence MPWAKGILLFMMAVVMPSSSLRTDPDTFSEVGVAYGAVSKNMARFGKLLIGGQGTVPNNVKTSALRSEESDGHQSNEDVWFPSVSAKLRHLGSSVQCSNDSMILRIPGPRTPHFLVDRGEESPMPLSEMPASCGFSLKRARRDVSLVAPYRGCHVRKQGGSYILPLIIMGAPVQVSCPVSPLLPTVSCFSFGMIVTLGIRADYVKVKVDGSWQPLLLTCSQCSFTLETGAAGSLVVTAPFTGSCWETTDTARRLPLLYGDREVTLSCPLTQPTVAPTIAPTIAPTTPAVRDPTDMQQMFDPSRFGRPWWYPYPGVPATLPPTVPPTTTTTTPFQYPFQQPMFPPKYPMPIFDPFYSKGDPAAPPAPQPQYPWYPNFPPYMSGFQSPVEVTTPATTTTAPYQPEHQYPGYPMYPPFYGPQPIKSFVSPTVKYSMPQYPKAPIFGPRSPRSMSSPALLSSVYRSRR encoded by the exons ATGCCTTGGGCAAAGGGCATCTTACTTTTCATGATGGCTGTGGTGATGCCAAGTTCTTCTTTAAGGACAGATCCTGACACCTTTTCTGAAGTAGGTGTTGCTTATGGAGCAGTCTCTAAAAACATGGCCCGTTTTGGCAAACTTTTAATTGGTGGCCAAGGTACAGTACCTAATAATGTGAAGACATCTGCGCTGAGGTCAGAGGAGTCTGATGGGCACCAGTCAAATGAGGATG TGTGGTTTCCTTCTGTCAGTGCTAAGCTGCGCCATCTGGGTTCTTCTGTGCAATGTAGCAATGATTCAATGATCTTGCGCATTCCAGGACCGAGAACGCCACACTTTCTGGTTGACCGAG GAGAGGAGTCACCAATGCCTTTGTCTGAGATGCCAGCTAGCTGTGGTTTCTCACTGAAGCGGGCACGCAGGGATGTCTCTCTTGTTGCTCCATATCGGGGCTGTCATGTCAGAAAACAG GGTGGAAGTTATATTCTGCCACTCATTATAATGGGAGCTCCAGTGCAAGTGTCTTGCCCTGTGAGTCCTCTCCTCCCTACAGTGTCCTGCTTCTCCTTTGGCATGATTGTCACACTTGGGATCAGAGCAGATTATGTTAAAGTCAAAG TTGATGGATCATGGCAGCCTCTGCTCCTAACATGCTCTCAGTGCTCGTTTACATTGGAGACTGGTGCTGCTGGTTCACTGGTTGTCACTGCACCATTCACAGGAAGCTGTTGGGAAACAACT GATACTGCAAGGCGACTCCCTTTGCTGTACGGTGACAGGGAAGTGACTCTTTCCTGTCCTCTGACACAGCCAACCGTAGCCCCAACCATAGCCCCAACCATAGCCCCAACCACACCTGCTGTCCGTGACCCAACTGACATGCAACAGATGTTTGACCCTTCCCGTTTTGGAAGGCCCTGGTGGTATCCATATCCTGGTGTACCTGCTACCCTGCCTCCCACTGTGCCACCTACAACGACTACAACTACTCCTTTTCAATATCCTTTCCAGCAACCCATGTTCCCTCCCAAGTATCCCATGCCAATATTTGATCCCTTTTACTCTAAAGGTGACCCAGCTGCTCCCCCAGCACCACAACCACAATATCCCTGGTACCCAAATTTCCCTCCTTACATGAGTGGCTTCCAAAGCCCAGTTGAAGTGACAACTCCTGCAACGACCACAACTGCCCCATACCAGCCTGAGCACCAGTATCCAGGTTATCCAATGTACCCACCATTCTATGGTCCTCAACCCATCAAGTCTTTTGTGTCTCCAACTGTGAAATACTCCATGCCCCAGTATCCTAAGGCTCCAATCTTTGGTCCCCGCAGCCCGAGATCAATGTCTTCTCCTGCACTGTTATCCTCGGTCTACAGGTCTCGTAGATAA